The bacterium genomic interval CGCACCCGCCTCGCGGCGAAGCGCAGCTCGTCCCGGGCGAGGTCGTCGAGCCCCGCCTCGATCAACAGGGCCGCGCGCTCGATCGTCTCGTCGTCGATCCGGCGCGTCCCCTCCGCGAGCGCTCGCCCCTCCGGCGCGAGCCCCCCGTCGTCGAGGCCGAGTCGCTCGCGGGCGCGCCAGCCGTAGTACGTGAGCGGGAAGTCGCGGGCGAGCGCTTCGAGCCCGCTTCGCTCCGCCTTCCGGTCCCCCGCCCTTCCCGCCGCACGTGCCCGCCAGTAGGTCGGCCGGAGCGCGGCGATCGGATCGTCGGTCCGTTCGACGAGGACCGAGAACGTGTCCCGCGCATCGCCGAACGCTTCCGTCTTGAACTGCGCCCAGCCCTCCCGCCAGAGCGCGAGTCGCGTCCGCTTCGGATTCACGTCGATCGCCGCGGCCAGACGGAACCGGTCGATGGCGCGATCCATCTCGGCGCGATCCTCGTAGAGCGTCCCTGCCAGATAGAGCGCCCAGCTGGCGAGCTCGCGATCGTCCCCCTCGGCCACGCGTGCGAACTCTTCGAGGGACCCGTCGACGTCTCCGCTCCGCGCCAGGCTGCGGGCACGCCAGAACCGGGCCTCGACATCGGGAAGGAGGGATCCGAACGCCTTCGCAGCGGAGGGGTACTTGCGTTCGCGGAAGAGCGCCCGCGCCCGGCCCATCTTCGCACGGCGCACCTGCGACGGATCGAGGGTCTTCGCGATCGCCGTTTCGTAGAGCTCGAGCGCCTCGCCCGGATGGCCCGCCTCGAGGGCGGCCTGCGCGCGCTCGAGCACGACCGGCCCGGCGAGCAGAGAGGCCGGCACCTGCTCGGTCGCGACCGCGACGTCCCCGAAGTTTCGATCGAGCAATACGCGCGGATCGACGCCGGCCTCGAGGCTGCCGGTTCGCTGGCGCGACTCGACGATCGCGAGCTGGATCGACTCGCGAACGGCCTGATCCTCGGGCCCGGCCTCTCCGAGCACCGCGTTCCAGGCGAGCTCGGCGCCCCGCGGATCCCCGCCCATCGCGAGCGCCTCCCCGCGCAGCACGCCGAGCGCCGCGCGCAGCGCATCGCTCTTCGCCGCCATCGGGTCCTCGAGCGCGCTCGAAGCGACGCGAACCGCTTCGTCCCCGCGCCCTTCTGCGATCAGGATCCGCACGCGAAGCAGCTCCGCGTAGCCGGCGAGCGCTTCCGCGGGACGCACGTGCGCGAGGGTCGCGCGCGCCTTCGCGATCCGGCCCGCGTCGAGGTGGGCGCGCGCCATGCCGAGCGCCTTCGCGCCGGCGCGCTGGGCCGGGGTGAGCGCGGCGAGCGGATCCGCACCGCCGGGCCCTTCGTGGAGCGGCCCTGCAATCACCGCGGGAGCGAGCGCGAAACAAGTCGCGATCAGGAGAGCGAGGACGGTGAGCCCCTGACGCCCTCGACGTTCGATTGCCCTCTCCACTCCGCGCATTCCCTCTCGACTCCCCCGACCCGACGGTTCGTGCAAGACTAGCCCGCCCGGTGCGCCGGTGAGGGCACTCGGGAGGAAGGCGGGACGACGTTGGACATCGCGATCTGGGGAGCAGGATCCGTCGGCCTCGGGCTCGCCACGTGCCTCGCGCGCGAAGGCGAGCGCCTCCTGATCGTCGGACGCGATCCCGAGACGATCGCTGCGATCGAACGGGATGGCCTCACGCGAACCGGGATCTTCGGCGAACGGCACGTCCCCGCGCGCGGGCTCGCGCCGAGCCGGGACCCGGCCGCCCTGGTCGACGTGGCGCCCGAGTGGATCCTCGTCTGCACCAAGGCCTTCGCGTCCGCGGACGTGGCCGAAGCGCTCGCACCGCTCCATGCGTCCCTCCCCGATACGACCCGCATCGTCCTATGCCAGAACGGCTGGGGCAACGAAGCGCCCTTCCTGCCCTTCTGGCCCCGGGAGCGTCTCTTCCACGCGCGCGTCATCACCGGCTTCCACCGGCGCAGTCCGAGCCGCGTCGAAGTCACGGCCCACGCGTCCCCCATCGCCTTCGGGAGTGTCTTCGGCGTCGATCCGGGTTCCGTCCCCGGCCTCGACGCCCTCGCCCACCGGGTCTCCCGCGGCGGAATCCCCGCCGAGACCACCGCGGACATGCGCGCCGTCCTCTGGGGCAAGATGCTCTACAACTGCGCGCTCAACCCGATCGGGGCGCTGACCGGACGACGCTACGGCGAGCTGACGGAGGACCCGACGACGCGGCGGCTGGTCGACGGCGTGATCCGCGAGATCTTCGCCGTCCTCGAGGTCGCGGAGATCCCGGTGGGCTGGTCGGAGGCCGGGGCGTACACCAAGCACTTCCACGACGTGCTGATCCCACCGACGGCCCAGCACGAATCGTCGATGCTCCAGGATCTGCGGGCGGGACGACGGACCGAGATCGACGCCCTGTGCGGAGCGGTCGAGCGACTCGGGCAGGAGGCGGGCGTCGACACGCCGATCGTATCGGGCCTGGCCGCCCTCGTTCGCGCCGCCGAGGGGCCGGGCGGATGACGTTCGCCTAGCGAAGCGTCGAGATCACGCCGGTCACGGATCCCCATCCGATGCAGCGCGTGAGGCGCGACCGGGTCGACGCGGGCACCCGGGAGAGATCCCGATTCCAGGGCCGATCCATGAGCGCGACCGGCAGGTCGAACTCCTCGACGAGACGGACGGCCGTATCCAGGCTGTCTTCGACGGCGAAGTCGAACTCCATCGTCCGAAGCTCGTCGAAACGGAGCGCCGGCAGGCCCGCTTCGTTCCAGGTCGGCCGCGACCACTTGTCGAGGTGATGGAGGGCCGTGTGGGCCACGTCGTAGCGCGCGAGCCAACGTCGCGAGGCGGCGTTGGACGCGGGCGGACGGCCCGTCACCAGATGGACCTCGTGCCCGGCTCCGTGCCAGTCGCCGACGGTCCGCACGCCTTCGCCGACGGGCTCGATCCGCTCGAGGACTTCGTCCTCGTGGGCGCGCGCCATGAACGCCCGGATCTCCGCCTCGTCGAGCGCGAAGGACTTCTCGAGATCGAAGTGCCGGACCTCCTCGACCTCGACACGGCGGCCGTGGGTCTCGTCGAGCAGATCGATCAGGGACTCGATCGTCCGCGCGAGGACGTCGTCGATGTCGACGTAGATCCTCACGTGGCGCGGGGGCGCGCGGCGAGCGCGGCCAGCGGCGCCTTGGCCTTGTCGAGGGATTCGACGTACTCCGCCTCGGGCTTCGAGTCGGCGACGATCCCGCCGCCCACGTGGAGGTGGGCCTGCGTTCCGTCGTGGACGATCGTCCGGATGACGACCGACAGGTCCAGTCCACCGCGGACGTCGAAGTACCCGAGCGCCCCGGCGTAGACCCCGCGTCGGACGGATTCGAGCTCTTCGAGGAG includes:
- a CDS encoding 2-dehydropantoate 2-reductase encodes the protein MDIAIWGAGSVGLGLATCLAREGERLLIVGRDPETIAAIERDGLTRTGIFGERHVPARGLAPSRDPAALVDVAPEWILVCTKAFASADVAEALAPLHASLPDTTRIVLCQNGWGNEAPFLPFWPRERLFHARVITGFHRRSPSRVEVTAHASPIAFGSVFGVDPGSVPGLDALAHRVSRGGIPAETTADMRAVLWGKMLYNCALNPIGALTGRRYGELTEDPTTRRLVDGVIREIFAVLEVAEIPVGWSEAGAYTKHFHDVLIPPTAQHESSMLQDLRAGRRTEIDALCGAVERLGQEAGVDTPIVSGLAALVRAAEGPGG
- a CDS encoding transglycosylase SLT domain-containing protein; amino-acid sequence: MERAIERRGRQGLTVLALLIATCFALAPAVIAGPLHEGPGGADPLAALTPAQRAGAKALGMARAHLDAGRIAKARATLAHVRPAEALAGYAELLRVRILIAEGRGDEAVRVASSALEDPMAAKSDALRAALGVLRGEALAMGGDPRGAELAWNAVLGEAGPEDQAVRESIQLAIVESRQRTGSLEAGVDPRVLLDRNFGDVAVATEQVPASLLAGPVVLERAQAALEAGHPGEALELYETAIAKTLDPSQVRRAKMGRARALFRERKYPSAAKAFGSLLPDVEARFWRARSLARSGDVDGSLEEFARVAEGDDRELASWALYLAGTLYEDRAEMDRAIDRFRLAAAIDVNPKRTRLALWREGWAQFKTEAFGDARDTFSVLVERTDDPIAALRPTYWRARAAGRAGDRKAERSGLEALARDFPLTYYGWRARERLGLDDGGLAPEGRALAEGTRRIDDETIERAALLIEAGLDDLARDELRFAARRVRGFHDRTQVGVLLARVGDYHRANELVVIAYADSLARGLQPGREALWWLAWPPAHRETIEAVFPAEASIEPALVQAIMREESHYRVDARSSVGALGLLQLMPSTATQLARQHDRPDFEVEDLFDPETNIALGARYLDQLARRFDGRLSAAIASYNAGPRRVSIWLQGDAGKLEDDVWVENIPYDQTRAYVKRVQRSLHVYERFYR